In Tachysurus vachellii isolate PV-2020 chromosome 12, HZAU_Pvac_v1, whole genome shotgun sequence, the following are encoded in one genomic region:
- the armc2 gene encoding armadillo repeat-containing protein 2 isoform X1, whose product MLSLYSPHMASVERKQEKQEPFYHGLGSRRQTSAEIVNEARHSLRTLQTQRPFTPRDEHRQLFGGSARTRDGRPPSSFSLHARNFDVPDSRPSSGKRLSPLEHKPRLALPPDEDSNRVEKIVPKPPPESMERSGSRGGARTRLVRARSLTIIPSLMRHTNAPQTEGVDKPTSGPNPPQQVNTEPFHLHSSYKQESMEKSSEQLTHVPNKHSRTPRPSSADLSPAKGTKTDVEPGSDESVFWTSEVLPVLEMFESVGPGGTASKETIERLCDACTALHNVLSEKGMLGKRLKKRSSVLRVLFRLIDLGSDRLNLTLAKLILGLNVSGNNLLNICKLVFKVSRSSRNDYLFEDNSVIDSLFSLIQHEDLSSSGEAVLYCTGSLKLLSGNSSLARLLLAKDFISVSLQLSQRLILTTDPNASPNDHHSISGHILVQVTATLRNVADLSESRASFLSSDIFSTLCAVMDRHQEDQDVCLNVARLFSKLSSYAECCCALAETSSCYGLFLALLCKHSRKQALVVRLLFTLGNLAARSNDARQRIYEEKRFIEVLLDIFQSYLRVPRNHPDLENHVDEDEDVLIKLIRVLANLSIHPVVGSALAANTLCVQLLLKVLEIRSVEESAELIVNASTTINNLSYYREESSVLRVQHKHISELVLRLLLSSNLDAVLEATRVFGNLSQIEEVQNFIIKNKVHRFVVALLDSKNPDMCFSACGVLMNLSVDPNHRSVINHEGAVHKLIDCLRDFGPRDWLLATQVCQTLWNCTDGAEDRQQEFVQELLEILCLYSDQKALQWPASNEVKAYQEACWELEFLPVAERLKKRIKRCANLPEAVSDTS is encoded by the exons ATGTTGAGTCTGTACAGTCCACACATGGCCTCGGTGGAGCGTAAGCAGGAAAAGCAAGAACCCTTCTACCATGGCTTAGGCAGCAGGAGACAGACGAGTGCAGAGATAGTGAACGAAGCCCGGCATTCTCTCAGGACGCTTCAGACACAGCGGCCCTTCACGCCGCGAGATGAGCACCGGCAGCTTTTTGGAGGATCAGCCCGCACACGTGATGGAAGACCGCCATCTTCATTCAG CCTCCATGCTCGGAATTTCGATGTGCCTGATTCCAGGCCGAGTTCAGGGAAGCGACTTTCGCCTCTGGAACAT AAACCCAGGTTGGCACTTCCACCGGATGAAGATAGCAACAGAGTTGAAAAAATTGTGCCCAAACCTCCACCTGAGAGTATGGAAAGAAGCGGTTCGAGAGGAGGAGCTCGGACAAGACTCGTCAGAGCAAGATCGCTTACGATCATACCCTCTTTGATGCGACACACAAATG CTCCTCAAACCGAGGGTGTTGATAAGCCAACCTCGGGTCCGAATCCACCCCAGCAAGTGAACACAGAGCCTTTTCACCTACATTCCAGTTACAAACAAGAAAGCATGGAGAAATCCTCCGAACAGCTCACACACGTACCAAACAAACACAG CAGAACTCCACGGCCCAGCAGTGCCGACTTATCTCCAgcaaaaggaacaaaaacag ATGTCGAGCCAGGAAGTGACGAGTCCGTCTTCTGGACCTCAGAGGTGCTTCCTGTTCTGGAGATGTTTGAGTCAGTTGGTCCAG GAGGAACCGCGTCGAAGGAGACTATCGAGCGTCTGTGCGACGCCTGTACTGCTCTCCATAACGTCCTGTCAGAGAAAGGCATGCTGGGAAAGCGGTTGAAGAAAAGGTCCTCCGTTCTCCGGGTGCTGTTTCGACTGATCGATTTGGGATCCGATCGTCTGAACCTGACTCTTGCCAAACTCATACTAGGA CTTAACGTCAGCGGAAACAACTTGCTTAACATTTGCAAGCTTGTCTTTAAAGTAAGCCGGAGTTCCAGAAACGACTACTTGTTCGAGGACAACAGCGTTATAG ATTCCCTCTTCTCACTGATCCAGCATGAGGATCTTAGCAGCAGCGGAGAGGCCGTTTTGTACTGCACAGGCTCCCTAAAGCTCCTCTCAGGAAACAGctccctcgccaggttgcttcTAGCTAAAGACTTCATCTCAGTCTCgctccagctctctcagcgtCTGATCCTAACAACAGACCCTAACGCTTCCCCTAATGATCATCACTCTATCTCAGGACACATACTGGTACAG GTGACGGCGACGCTAAGGAACGTGGCTGACTTGTCCGAGTCCCGCGCTTCATTTTTGTCCAGCGACATCTTCTCAACGTTGTGCGCGGTCATGGATCGTCACCAGGAAGACCAAGACGTGTGCCTTAATGTAGCAAGGTTATTCAG TAAACTGTCCTCTTACGCTGAGTGCTGCTGTGCACTAGCCGAAACCTCGAGCTGCTATGGGCTATTTTTAGCTCTGTTGTGCAAACACAGCAGGAAACAG GCTCTGGTGGTGCGTCTCCTTTTCACATTGGGAAACCTGGCAGCGAGGAGCAACGACGCCAGGCAGAGAATATACGAGGAGAAAAGATTCATAGAAGTTCTCTTAGACATTTTCCAGAGCTACCTGCGAGTCCCCAGGAATCATCCAGACTTGGAGAACCATGTGGACGAGGACGAGGACGTCCTGATAAAGCTGATCCGAGTTCTTGCTAATCTGTCCATTCACCCTGTCGTAGGCTCAGCACTGGCAGctaatacactgtgtgtgcagCTCCTACTGAAAGTGCTGG AGATCAGATCCGTCGAGGAGAGCGCCGAGTTAATCGTAAACGCTTCCACTACCATCAACAACCTGTCCTATTACCGAGAAGAGAGCTCCGTCCTCCGAGTCCAGCACAAACACATCTCCGAGC tggtgctcaGGCTGTTATTAAGCTCAAACCTGGATGCTGTGTTAGAGGCTACACGTGTGTTTGGGAACCTCTCTCAGATTGAAGAAGTGCAGAACTTTATCATCAAAAAcaaag tgcACCGGTTTGTTGTGGCTCTGCTCGACTCCAAGAATCCTGACATGTGTTTCTCAGCATGTGGAGTTCTCATGAACCTCTCCGTCGATCCCAACCACAGGAGCGTAATAAACCATGAAGGAGCCGTACACAA GTTGATTGACTGCTTACGTGACTTCGGGCCTCGGGACTGGCTTCTGGCTACACAGGTGTGTCAGACGCTGTGGAACTGCACCGATGGAGCTGAAGACAGACAACAGGAGTTTGTACAAGAGCTGCTGGAGATACTTTGTCTTTattcag ACCAGAAGGCTTTGCAGTGGCCCGCTAGCAACGAGGTCAAGGCTTACCAAGAGGCATGCTGGGAGCTGGAGTTCTTACCAGTCGCTGAGAGGCTGAAGAAACGCATAAAGAGATGCGCAAACCTACCGGAAGCTGTGAGCGACACTTCCTGA
- the armc2 gene encoding armadillo repeat-containing protein 2 isoform X2 has translation MLSLYSPHMASVERKQEKQEPFYHGLGSRRQTSAEIVNEARHSLRTLQTQRPFTPRDEHRQLFGGSARTRDGRPPSSFSLHARNFDVPDSRPSSGKRLSPLEHKPRLALPPDEDSNRVEKIVPKPPPESMERSGSRGGARTRLVRARSLTIIPSLMRHTNAPQTEGVDKPTSGPNPPQQVNTEPFHLHSSYKQESMEKSSEQLTHVPNKHRTPRPSSADLSPAKGTKTDVEPGSDESVFWTSEVLPVLEMFESVGPGGTASKETIERLCDACTALHNVLSEKGMLGKRLKKRSSVLRVLFRLIDLGSDRLNLTLAKLILGLNVSGNNLLNICKLVFKVSRSSRNDYLFEDNSVIDSLFSLIQHEDLSSSGEAVLYCTGSLKLLSGNSSLARLLLAKDFISVSLQLSQRLILTTDPNASPNDHHSISGHILVQVTATLRNVADLSESRASFLSSDIFSTLCAVMDRHQEDQDVCLNVARLFSKLSSYAECCCALAETSSCYGLFLALLCKHSRKQALVVRLLFTLGNLAARSNDARQRIYEEKRFIEVLLDIFQSYLRVPRNHPDLENHVDEDEDVLIKLIRVLANLSIHPVVGSALAANTLCVQLLLKVLEIRSVEESAELIVNASTTINNLSYYREESSVLRVQHKHISELVLRLLLSSNLDAVLEATRVFGNLSQIEEVQNFIIKNKVHRFVVALLDSKNPDMCFSACGVLMNLSVDPNHRSVINHEGAVHKLIDCLRDFGPRDWLLATQVCQTLWNCTDGAEDRQQEFVQELLEILCLYSDQKALQWPASNEVKAYQEACWELEFLPVAERLKKRIKRCANLPEAVSDTS, from the exons ATGTTGAGTCTGTACAGTCCACACATGGCCTCGGTGGAGCGTAAGCAGGAAAAGCAAGAACCCTTCTACCATGGCTTAGGCAGCAGGAGACAGACGAGTGCAGAGATAGTGAACGAAGCCCGGCATTCTCTCAGGACGCTTCAGACACAGCGGCCCTTCACGCCGCGAGATGAGCACCGGCAGCTTTTTGGAGGATCAGCCCGCACACGTGATGGAAGACCGCCATCTTCATTCAG CCTCCATGCTCGGAATTTCGATGTGCCTGATTCCAGGCCGAGTTCAGGGAAGCGACTTTCGCCTCTGGAACAT AAACCCAGGTTGGCACTTCCACCGGATGAAGATAGCAACAGAGTTGAAAAAATTGTGCCCAAACCTCCACCTGAGAGTATGGAAAGAAGCGGTTCGAGAGGAGGAGCTCGGACAAGACTCGTCAGAGCAAGATCGCTTACGATCATACCCTCTTTGATGCGACACACAAATG CTCCTCAAACCGAGGGTGTTGATAAGCCAACCTCGGGTCCGAATCCACCCCAGCAAGTGAACACAGAGCCTTTTCACCTACATTCCAGTTACAAACAAGAAAGCATGGAGAAATCCTCCGAACAGCTCACACACGTACCAAACAAACACAG AACTCCACGGCCCAGCAGTGCCGACTTATCTCCAgcaaaaggaacaaaaacag ATGTCGAGCCAGGAAGTGACGAGTCCGTCTTCTGGACCTCAGAGGTGCTTCCTGTTCTGGAGATGTTTGAGTCAGTTGGTCCAG GAGGAACCGCGTCGAAGGAGACTATCGAGCGTCTGTGCGACGCCTGTACTGCTCTCCATAACGTCCTGTCAGAGAAAGGCATGCTGGGAAAGCGGTTGAAGAAAAGGTCCTCCGTTCTCCGGGTGCTGTTTCGACTGATCGATTTGGGATCCGATCGTCTGAACCTGACTCTTGCCAAACTCATACTAGGA CTTAACGTCAGCGGAAACAACTTGCTTAACATTTGCAAGCTTGTCTTTAAAGTAAGCCGGAGTTCCAGAAACGACTACTTGTTCGAGGACAACAGCGTTATAG ATTCCCTCTTCTCACTGATCCAGCATGAGGATCTTAGCAGCAGCGGAGAGGCCGTTTTGTACTGCACAGGCTCCCTAAAGCTCCTCTCAGGAAACAGctccctcgccaggttgcttcTAGCTAAAGACTTCATCTCAGTCTCgctccagctctctcagcgtCTGATCCTAACAACAGACCCTAACGCTTCCCCTAATGATCATCACTCTATCTCAGGACACATACTGGTACAG GTGACGGCGACGCTAAGGAACGTGGCTGACTTGTCCGAGTCCCGCGCTTCATTTTTGTCCAGCGACATCTTCTCAACGTTGTGCGCGGTCATGGATCGTCACCAGGAAGACCAAGACGTGTGCCTTAATGTAGCAAGGTTATTCAG TAAACTGTCCTCTTACGCTGAGTGCTGCTGTGCACTAGCCGAAACCTCGAGCTGCTATGGGCTATTTTTAGCTCTGTTGTGCAAACACAGCAGGAAACAG GCTCTGGTGGTGCGTCTCCTTTTCACATTGGGAAACCTGGCAGCGAGGAGCAACGACGCCAGGCAGAGAATATACGAGGAGAAAAGATTCATAGAAGTTCTCTTAGACATTTTCCAGAGCTACCTGCGAGTCCCCAGGAATCATCCAGACTTGGAGAACCATGTGGACGAGGACGAGGACGTCCTGATAAAGCTGATCCGAGTTCTTGCTAATCTGTCCATTCACCCTGTCGTAGGCTCAGCACTGGCAGctaatacactgtgtgtgcagCTCCTACTGAAAGTGCTGG AGATCAGATCCGTCGAGGAGAGCGCCGAGTTAATCGTAAACGCTTCCACTACCATCAACAACCTGTCCTATTACCGAGAAGAGAGCTCCGTCCTCCGAGTCCAGCACAAACACATCTCCGAGC tggtgctcaGGCTGTTATTAAGCTCAAACCTGGATGCTGTGTTAGAGGCTACACGTGTGTTTGGGAACCTCTCTCAGATTGAAGAAGTGCAGAACTTTATCATCAAAAAcaaag tgcACCGGTTTGTTGTGGCTCTGCTCGACTCCAAGAATCCTGACATGTGTTTCTCAGCATGTGGAGTTCTCATGAACCTCTCCGTCGATCCCAACCACAGGAGCGTAATAAACCATGAAGGAGCCGTACACAA GTTGATTGACTGCTTACGTGACTTCGGGCCTCGGGACTGGCTTCTGGCTACACAGGTGTGTCAGACGCTGTGGAACTGCACCGATGGAGCTGAAGACAGACAACAGGAGTTTGTACAAGAGCTGCTGGAGATACTTTGTCTTTattcag ACCAGAAGGCTTTGCAGTGGCCCGCTAGCAACGAGGTCAAGGCTTACCAAGAGGCATGCTGGGAGCTGGAGTTCTTACCAGTCGCTGAGAGGCTGAAGAAACGCATAAAGAGATGCGCAAACCTACCGGAAGCTGTGAGCGACACTTCCTGA
- the sesn1 gene encoding sestrin-1 isoform X3, whose translation MRHASADNEPVKKPSVSVTELFKMCAHCERISKKDMGVRIPRPLGNGPSRFIPEKEILQVSKMDTRTQSIFEDAFSLGRLDNICLVMGFHPQYLDCFLRTQHYLLQMDGPLSRHYRHYIGIMAAARHQCSYLVNLHVNDFLQVGGDHKWLNGLDGAPQKLRALGELNKILAHRPWLLTKMHIENLLKAEEHSWSLAELIHAVVLLTHYHSLASFTFGCGITPDIHTEGGHTFRPPSLSGYCACDIANGNGALEDMLANHQEMDESGEVEVLMERMKQLQECRDEEEASQEEMATRFEREKTESMLVATTEDEECVPSRDVSRHFEDPSYGYQDFSRRGEHVPTFRVQDYSWEDHGFSLVNRLYPDVGQLLDEKFQIAYNLTYNTMATHQDVDTSMLRRAIWNYIHCMFGIRYDDYDYGEINELLDRSFKVYIKTMVCSPEKTTKRMYESFWRQFQHSEKVHVNLLLMEARMQAELLYALRAITRYMT comes from the exons atgagaCACGCGTCTGCAGATAACGAGCCTGTGAAAAAGCCCTCAGTATCAGTGACAGAGCTGTTTAAAATGTGCGCACACTGCGAGCGGATTAGTAAAAAG gACATGGGAGTGCGAATCCCCAGGCCACTGGGAAACGGACCAAGCAGATTTATCCCGGAGAAAGAG ATCCTTCAAGTCAGCAAAATGGATACCAGAACGCAGTCGATATTCGAGGACGCCTTTTCGCTCGGCCGGCTCGATAACATCTGCCTCGTGATGGGCTTCCATCCTCAGTACCTGGACTGCTTCCTGAGGACGCAGCATTACCTGCTTCAGATGGACGGACCCTTGTCCCGCCACTACAGGCACTACATTGGCATAATG GCCGCTGCCAGGCACCAGTGTTCGTACTTGGTCAATCTGCATGTGAATGATTTCCTGCAGGTTGGTGGGGACCACAAGTGGCTGAACGGACTAGATGGAGCCCCGCAGAAGCTGCGAGCACTGGGAGAACTTAACAAGATCCTGGCTCACCGGCCGTGGTTGCTCACAAAAATGCACATTGAG AATCTATTGAAGGCCGAGGAGCACAGTTGGTCTTTAGCCGAGCTGATCCACGCCGTTGTGCTGCTCACACACTACCATTCTCTTGCTTCGTTCACCTTCGGCTGTGGGATCACACCAGACATTCACACTGAAGGAGGACACACTTTCAGACCTCCCTCGCTCAGCGGCTACTGTGCGTGCGACATCGCAAACGGCAACGGCGCTCTGGAGGACATGTTGGCAAACCATCAG gagaTGGATGAGTCAGGCGAGGTGGAAGTGCTGATGGAGAGGATGAAGCAGCTGCAGGAGTGTCGTGATGAAGAGGAGGCCAGTCAGGAGGAGATGGCCACACGCTTTGAAAGGGAGAAGACCGAGAGCATGTTGGTGGCCACGACAG AAGACGAGGAATGTGTGCCGTCTCGTGACGTCTCGAGGCACTTTGAAGACCCCAGTTACGGCTACCAAGATTTCTCCAGGAGAGGAGAGCATGTGCCCACCTTCAGAGTGCAG GACTACAGCTGGGAGGATCACGGCTTCTCCTTGGTGAACCGGCTGTACCCAGACGTCGGCCAGCTGCTCGACGAGAAGTTCCAGATCGCGTACAATCTCACCTACAACACAATGGCCACACACCAGGATGTAGACACTTCCATGCTCCGCCGAGCCATCTGGAACTACATCCACTGCATGTTTGGGATCAG GTATGACGATTACGATTATGGCGAGATCAACGAGTTGCTGGACCGCAGCTTTAAAGTCTACATCAAGACGATGGTGTGCAGCCCGGAGAAGACCACCAAGAGGATGTACGAGAGTTTCTGGAGGCAGTTTCAACACTCTGAGAAG gttCATGTTAATTTGCTTCTTATGGAAGCGCGCATGCAGGCAGAACTTCTCTATGCTCTAAGAGCTATCACTCGCTATATGACATGA